A single genomic interval of Prunus dulcis chromosome 5, ALMONDv2, whole genome shotgun sequence harbors:
- the LOC117627146 gene encoding uncharacterized protein LOC117627146, with amino-acid sequence MENSGEAVDDEGSGWFEVKKKNRSSSKFSLQSWVGGFSGKNASNHSSSQTSSSENSGNSCGKRRSQLPKVRENYVVHSRGIDSIPVPNENKMGAPYINTGVIRQDTRCPKSPPFIKNSDGGTRDVEKIPAKDNSEVVHKIKWGDLDDEGLALPHANLVGTRIKFGAIGDDNLVASSEHGIGHNFASCANSQENTLVAESVDAHIVSHQMFSVTAKDQLREDNCKEVNIISSQNAEEPILNGKKVDLDNNVLHCKDIHTEHIEEVVDDHLSARTLAGEEAGVVGKLQAPVILSEVGDPEIAEVSGKIGGSSEVHIAKDKGLVPPESDPEILGVCTFTASVEDDGDQQCGIIHDMSNSQNVSALGDDTGESKERFRQRLWCFLFENLNRDVDELYLLCELECDLEQMKEAILVLEEAASDFRDLSTRVEDFEKIKRSSSQLIDGVPVTLKSDHRRPHALSWEVRRMTTSAHKAEILSSSLEAFKKIQQERASLCAANDAKLLSPQYPNLRSGDKLNKSSAINDEKGNAKDSIKKLRKQSGGSDLGEADLNGGKWSTESSSKTNLVQTERAPKNSSTSVVNASRLPPRDNSAAGKTKSKQSGSEAERLLLKKEKLIIDGVVEKFPRLTDQSKKQTPLVEKDKGKRNSAPWNSMDAWKEKRNWEDVLSSPFRVSSRVSRSPGMRRKSADRARMLHDKLMSPEKKKKTALDLKREAEEKHARALRIKSELDNERAQKLHRNSEKVYRASEFHAVRNMKLREGIYARHQRSESRHEAFLAQVVKRAGDESSKVNEVRFITSLNEENKKLSLRQKLHDSELRRAEKLQVIRTKQKEDMAREEAVLERRKLIEAEKLQRLAETQRRKEEAQVRREEERKASSAAREARAMEQLRRKEERAKAQQEEAELLAQKLAERLSESEQRRKFYLEQIRERASMDFRDQSSPLLRRNLNKEGQGRSSINSGDDYQGSSFSGLGGSTLVGSNVTAQHSMKRRIKRIRQRLMALKYEFPEPPVVAENASIGYRTALGTARAKIGRWLQELQRLRQARKEGAASIGLIIAEMIKYLEGKEPELQASRQAGLLDFIASALPASHTSKPEACQVTIHLLKLLRVVLSVPANRSYFLAQNLLPPIIPMLSAALESYIKIAVSLNLSGNGNSLSSKTSAENFESISEVLDGYLWTVTTIVSHISSDEQQLQMRDGLLELLTAYQVIHRLRDLFALYDRPQVEGSPFPSSILLSINLLVVLTSRSEMNCSIDWKYVPIETVVGNGSEEAKFPGGDSTEDLPLTQSLGDSRPPLSVQNGGTVVHLPDVPEDGPLDESCMINKSTEAVSTGKDSEKEQSNSLVEARNDNTIKTDLPDETQKFPSEDTLEPFASQKDGKHLVDNGAVQKNEIIVSLEQPVAFLLTAVSETGLVSLPSLLTSVLLQANNRLSSEQTSDVLPSNFEDVATGVLKVLNNLALLDLKFMQRTLARPDLKMEFFHLMSFLLSHCTSKWKVANDQVGFLLLESLLLLGHFALFHLGNQAVLRWGKSPTIIHKVCDLPFVFFSDPELMPVLAGTLVAACYGCEQNKGVVQQEISTDMLLSLLRSCRNILPAVRSNSNLDTFPADDVPLRSGRNNTKSTKVFLGKGGGSGNSMRIGKMRSHRESKVTKSYEETALKHNLPVSETSSMMLHCRFPISFIDRAEDFFSSGTP; translated from the exons ATGGAGAACAGTGGAGAAGCAGTAGATGATGAGGGCTCTGGATGGTTCGAAGTGAAAAAG AAAAATAGAAGTAGCTCAAAGTTCTCTCTACAGAGTTGGGTTGGGGGATTTTCTGGAAAAAATGCTTCTAACCATTCGAGTAGTCAGACCTCATCAAGTGAAAACAGTGGAAATTCTTGTGGCAAGCGCAGATCCCAGCTTCCAAAGGTACGAGAAAATTATGTGGTACATAGCCGGGGAATTGATTCTATTCCTGTcccaaatgaaaacaaaatgggTGCGCCCTATATTAATACTGGTGTTATTAGGCAAGATACTAGATGTCCTAAGTCACCtccttttattaaaaattctGATGGTGGAACTAGAGATGTTGAGAAAATCCCTGCAAAAGATAATTCTGAAGTGGTTCATAAAATCAAGTGGGGTGATCTCGATGATGAGGGTTTGGCACTTCCTCATGCTAACCTTGTCGGCACCAGAATCAAGTTTGGTGCTATTGGAGATGATAATCTGGTGGCCTCTAGTGAGCATGGAATTGGTCATAATTTTGCTTCTTGTGCAAATTCACAAGAAAACACATTGGTGGCAGAATCTGTGGATGCACATATTGTTTCTCATCAGATGTTTTCAGTGACCGCTAAGGACCAATTACGTGAAGATAACTGTAAGGAGGTGAATATAATATCTTCTCAAAATGCTGAAGAGCCAATATTGAATGGGAAAAAGGTTGATCTGGATAACAATGTTTTGCATTGCAAGGATATACATACTGAACACATCGAAGAAGTAGTTGATGATCATTTAAGCGCCCGTACTTTAGCTGGTGAAGAGGCTGGGGTAGTGGGGAAACTTCAGGCACCTGTTATTCTATCTGAGGTAGGTGACCCTGAAATTGCTGAAGTATCAGGGAAAATTGGGGGTTCAAGTGAAGTTCATATTGCCAAAGATAAAGGATTAGTTCCACCAGAGAGTGATCCTGAAATTTTGGGAGTGTGTACCTTCACAGCCTCTGTTGAGGATGATGGGGATCAACAATGTGGTATAATACATGATATGTCAAACTCACAAAATGTGAGTGCCCTTGGAGACGACACAGGGGAAAGCAAAGAAAGGTTTAGGCAGCGGCTTTGGTGCTTTCTTTTTGAGAATCTTAATAGGGATGTGGACGAACTTTATCTTCTTTGTGAACTAGAATGCGATTTAGAGCAGATGAAAGAGGCCATTCTTGTTCTTGAAGAGGCTGCCTCTGATTTTAGAGATCTAAGCACCAGAGTGGAAGactttgagaaaataaaaaggtcaTCTTCTCAGTTGATTGATGGGGTGCCGGTTACGTTGAAGAGTGATCATCGTAGGCCACATGCTCTCTCATGGGAG GTTAGAAGAATGACAACTTCGGCACACAAAGCAGAGATACTATCGTCATCTCTCGAGGCTTTTAAGAAAATTCAACAAGAAAGAGCTAGCTTGTGTGCGGCTAATGATGCTAAACTTCTGAGCCCTCAGTACCCAAATCTCCGATCTGGTGATAAGCTGAATAAGTCATCTGCAATAAATGATGAGAAAGGCAATGCTAAAGATTCGATAAAGAAGTTGAGAAAACAGAGTGGAGGTTCAGATCTCGGTGAAGCTGACCTGAATGGAGGAAAATGGAGTACTGAGTCATCGAGCAAAACAAACTTAGTACAAACTGAACGTGCCCCTAAGAATTCATCTACTTCTGTTGTTAATGCATCTAGGCTACCTCCTAGGGACAATTCTGCTGCTGGAAAGACTAAGAGTAAGCAGTCTGGATCCGAAGCAGAGAGGCTGCTccttaagaaagaaaaattgattATAGATGGTGTTGTTGAAAAATTCCCCAGATTGACGGATCAGTCCAAAAAGCAAACTCCTCTAGTCGAGAAAGATAAAGGAAAGAGGAATTCAGCTCCATGGAACTCCATGGATGCTtggaaagagaagaggaacTGGGAGGATGTACTCTCATCTCCTTTCCGTGTCTCTTCTCGTGTTTCACGTTCACCTGGCATGAGGAGGAAAAGTGCCGACCGTGCACGTATGTTGCATGATAAACTAATGTCtcctgaaaagaaaaagaaaactgctTTGGATCTGAAGAGAGAAGCAGAAGAAAAGCATGCCCGTGCTCTGAGAATCAAAAGTGAGCTAGATAATGAGAGAGCTCAGAAACTTCATCGTAATTCTGAAAAGGTGTATCGAGCTAGTGAATTTCATGCTGTCCGCAACATGAAGTTACGAGAAGGAATATATGCTCGTCATCAACGCAGTGAGTCTCGCCATGAAGCTTTTCTAGCTCAAGTAGTAAAGAGAGCTGGTGATGAAAGCAGTAAAGTTAACGAGGTTCGTTTCATAACTTccttaaatgaagaaaataaaaaacttagtTTGCGCCAGAAGCTTCATGATTCAGAGTTGAGGAGAGCTGAAAAACTTCAAGTTATAAGAACTAAACAGAAAGAGGATATGGCAAGAGAAGAAGCTGTTTTAGAACGGAGGAAACTCATTGAAGCTGAAAAGTTGCAGCGTCTTGCTGAGACACAGCGGAGAAAGGAAGAGGCTCAAGTTAGAAGGGAAGAGGAGCGCAAAGCATCAAGTGCAGCACGTGAAGCAAGGGCCATGGAACAACTTCGTAGGAAGGAGGAAAGAGCCAAAGCCCAGCAGGAGGAGGCTGAACTTCTGGCCCAGAAATTGGCTGAGAGACTTAGTGAAAGTGAGCAACGGCGCAAGTTTTACTTGGAGCAGATACGAGAGAGAGCGTCTATGGATTTCAGGGATCAATCTTCCCCTTTATTGCGTCGAAATCTGAACAAGGAGGGTCAGGGAAGATCATCAATCAACAGTGGTGATGATTATCAAGGTAGCAGCTTCTCAGGCTTAGGAGGGTCTACTTTAGTGGGAAGCAATGTTACAGCACAACATTCAATGAAGCGGAGGATCAAAAGAATTCGGCAAAGACTTATGGctctaaaatatgaatttccTGAGCCTCCTGTTGTTGCTGAAAATGCTAGCATTGGATACAGAACGGCACTGGGAACTGCAAGGGCAAAGATTGGAAGATGGCTTCAAGAACTTCAAAGACTCCGGCaggcaagaaaagaagggGCTGCAAGTATTGGGTTAATAATTGCTGAAATGATCAAG TATTTAGAGGGAAAGGAGCCAGAACTGCAGGCTTCTCGCCAAGCTGGTTTGCTTGATTTCATAGCCTCTGCCCTACCTGCTTCTCACACGTCGAAACCTGAAGCCTGCCAAGTGACAATACACCTTTTAAAGCTTTTAAGGGTGGTGTTATCTGTGCCTGCAAACAGGAGTTATTTTCTCGCACAGAATCTCTTGCCTCCTATCATTCCGATGCTGTCAGCAGCCCTTGAGAGCTACATTAAGATAGCAGTATCCTTGAACCTTTCTGGTAATGGTAATTCTCTATCAAGCAAAACCTCAGCCGAAAATTTTGAATCAATATCTGAGGTGCTGGATGGTTATTTATGGACTGTGACAACAATTGTCAGTCATATAAGTTCTGATGAACAACAGCTCCAAATGCGGGATGGCTTGCTTGAGCTGTTGACTGCCTACCAAGTTATTCATCGGCTGCGAGATCTCTTTGCACTTTATGATCGGCCCCAGGTGGAAGGGTCACCATTTCCATCTTCAATTCTCTTAAGTATAAATTTATTGGTTGTTTTAACATCCAGATCTGAAATGAATTGCTCTATCGATTGGAAATATGTACCTATTGAAACAGTGGTAGGGAATGGAAGTGAAGAGGCTAAATTTCCAGGGGGTGATAGTACTGAAGATCTTCCTCTAACTCAGTCCTTGGGAGATTCTAGACCTCCATTATCTGTGCAAAATGGTGGTACAGTTGTACATCTACCAGATGTACCAGAGGATGGTCCGTTAGATGAATCATGTATGATAAATAAGTCTACTGAGGCAGTATCCACTGGTAAGGATAGTGAAAAAGAGCAGTCTAATAGTTTGGTTGAAGCAAGAAATGATAACACAATCAAGACAGATCTTCCAGATGAAACCCAGAAATTTCCAAGTGAGGATACTCTGGAGCCTTTTGCATCACAGAAGGATGGGAAGCACTTGGTTGATAATGGTGCAGTACAAAAGAATGAAATCATCGTGAGCTTGGAACAACCAGTAGCGTTTCTTCTTACTGCTGTGTCAGAGACTGGGCTTGTCAGCCTCCCTTCTCTGTTGACATCTGTGTTACTGCAGGCAAACAATAGATTGTCTTCTGAACAG ACTTCAGATGTCCTTCCCTCTAATTTTGAAGACGTGGCAACTGGAGTACTGAAGGTGTTGAACAATTTGGCTCTTTTGGATCTTAAATTCATGCAGAGAACGTTA GCTAGGCCAGACCTGAAAATGGAATTTTTCCACTTGATGAGTTTCCTTCTGTCCCATTGCACCAGCAAGTGGAAAGTAGCTAATGATCAG GTGGGTTTTCTTCTGCTTGAATCTCTTTTGCTCCTTGGCCACTTTGCCTTGTTCCACCTTGGGAATCAGGCCGTCCTTCGCTGGGGAAAGAGTCCTACCATCATTCACAAG GTATGCGATTTACCATTTGTATTCTTCAGTGACCCTGAGTTGATGCCAGTCTTGGCTGGCACCCTGGTTGCTGCCTGCTATGGGTGTGAGCAGAACAAGGGCGTGGTTCAGCAGGAAATCAGTACAGATATGTTACTCTCCTTGTTACGATCTTGCAGAAATATCTTGCCAGCAGTTAGATCCAATTCAAACTTAGACACTTTCCCAGCGGATGACGTTCCTCTAAGATCTGGACGTAACAATACCAAAAGCACTAAGGTTTTTTTGGGAAAGGGTGGTGGTTCAGGAAACAGCATGAGAATTGGCAAGATGAGAAGCCACAGAGAAAGCAAAGTAACAAAGAGTTATGAAGAGACGGCTCTGAAGCATAATCTTCCAGTCTCAGAAACTTCCTCTATGATGCTGCATTGTAGATTTCCTATCAGTTTCATTGATAGAGCAGAAGACTTCTTTTCCAGTGGGACCCCCTGA